One window of Hymenobacter sp. BRD128 genomic DNA carries:
- a CDS encoding TonB-dependent receptor: MLRTSSAVVVASTLAFSFSAAGQVAPVVAPARTRAAATFGGRLTDAATGQALPGANVIFPDLKQGTATDADGHFNFNNLPRGRFLVQITSLGYNTVNQTVDTGSGQPLDLKLTPAATEIGQVVVTGVSQATELRRSPVPTTVIDRTRLNQTSSTNVIDAIAHTPGVSQITTGAAISKPVVRGLGYNRVVTLNNGAKQEGQQWGDEHGIEIDEFSIDRAEIIKGPGSLLYGSDAMAGVINFLAPDPIAEGHITGTATANYQTNNRQQGYSLENAGNINGLNWLVRGTRKVAGNYQNRYDGKVFNSGFNEWDANGYVGLNKSWGYSHFTFSTFNQNLGLVEGGRDSLSGRFVRDVAVGNTVESRIVSDDELRGYALAVPRQRINHLRFGTDNSFIVGDRGGRLALQVNYQQNLRREFGDVLAPDTPQLYFQLRTVDYALRYFLPELNGWNVAVGTTGLRQQNRNLATKFLIPAYDMTEGGVFGVLKKSFGGLDLSGGLRYDVRRISAQSLYLDGVTEQPTAPTTPGAETKFPGFLSTFQNYSGSLGAAYNLSDRLTVKANLSRGFRAPNIAELGANGVHEGTIRYEVGNASLKAETSLQVDAGVSYTSDHVRFTVDAFENSINNYIFEQRVLNRAGTDSLVSRGPDIGLFNYVQGQARLLGGEVTLDFHPHPLDWLHFENSFSMVRARQLDVPADQQFLPFIPADRLQSELRGNFRRQGKRFTNMYARFQLEQTFAQNRYFAAFDTETATPAYTLFNAGLGTDVADARGRTMFSLYLTANNLFDVAYQSHLSRLKYEQVNYLSGRRGVYNIGRTLSVKVVVPLVFK, from the coding sequence ATGCTTCGTACCTCTTCAGCAGTGGTGGTAGCCAGCACGCTAGCCTTTTCTTTTTCGGCAGCGGGCCAGGTAGCGCCCGTTGTGGCGCCGGCCCGCACGCGGGCGGCGGCCACGTTTGGCGGGCGCCTCACCGATGCGGCTACCGGCCAGGCGCTGCCCGGCGCCAACGTCATTTTTCCCGACCTCAAGCAGGGCACGGCCACCGATGCCGATGGCCATTTCAATTTTAATAATTTACCCCGGGGCCGGTTTCTAGTGCAGATAACTTCGCTAGGGTATAATACTGTCAATCAGACAGTAGACACTGGCAGCGGCCAGCCGCTCGACCTCAAGCTGACGCCGGCGGCCACCGAAATCGGCCAGGTGGTGGTCACGGGCGTGAGCCAGGCCACCGAACTGCGCCGCTCGCCAGTGCCCACCACGGTTATCGACCGCACCCGGCTCAATCAAACGTCATCGACCAACGTCATTGACGCCATTGCCCACACGCCGGGCGTGAGCCAGATTACGACCGGGGCGGCCATCAGCAAGCCCGTGGTGCGCGGGCTAGGCTACAACCGCGTGGTGACGCTAAACAATGGCGCCAAGCAGGAAGGCCAGCAGTGGGGCGATGAGCACGGCATTGAGATTGACGAGTTTAGCATCGACCGGGCCGAGATTATCAAGGGGCCGGGCTCCTTGCTCTATGGCTCCGACGCGATGGCGGGCGTCATCAACTTCCTGGCGCCCGACCCCATTGCCGAAGGCCACATTACGGGCACGGCCACGGCCAACTACCAGACCAACAACCGCCAGCAGGGCTACTCGCTCGAAAACGCGGGCAATATCAACGGCCTCAACTGGCTGGTGCGCGGCACCCGCAAGGTGGCCGGCAACTACCAGAACCGCTACGATGGCAAGGTTTTCAACTCGGGCTTTAACGAGTGGGACGCCAACGGCTACGTGGGCCTGAACAAAAGCTGGGGCTACTCGCACTTCACATTCAGCACCTTCAACCAAAACCTGGGCTTGGTGGAAGGCGGGCGCGACAGCCTGAGCGGGCGCTTCGTGCGCGACGTGGCGGTGGGCAACACCGTTGAATCGCGCATCGTGAGCGACGATGAATTGCGCGGCTACGCGCTGGCCGTGCCGCGCCAGCGCATTAACCACCTGCGCTTTGGCACCGACAACAGCTTTATCGTCGGCGACCGGGGCGGCCGGCTAGCCCTGCAGGTGAACTACCAGCAGAACCTGCGCCGCGAATTTGGCGACGTGCTGGCCCCCGACACGCCGCAGCTTTACTTTCAGCTGCGCACCGTGGACTACGCGCTGCGCTACTTCCTGCCCGAGCTTAATGGCTGGAACGTGGCGGTGGGCACCACCGGCCTGCGCCAGCAAAACCGCAACCTGGCCACTAAATTCCTCATTCCGGCCTATGATATGACCGAAGGCGGCGTGTTTGGGGTACTGAAAAAATCGTTTGGCGGCCTCGACCTCAGCGGCGGGCTACGCTACGATGTGCGCCGCATCTCGGCCCAGAGCCTGTACCTCGACGGCGTGACCGAGCAGCCCACCGCACCCACCACGCCGGGCGCCGAAACCAAGTTTCCGGGCTTCCTGAGCACCTTTCAAAATTACAGCGGCAGCCTGGGCGCGGCCTACAACCTGAGCGACCGTCTCACGGTGAAGGCCAACCTATCCAGAGGTTTCCGGGCGCCCAACATTGCCGAGCTGGGGGCCAATGGCGTGCACGAAGGCACTATCCGCTACGAGGTGGGCAATGCCAGCCTCAAGGCCGAAACCAGCCTGCAGGTCGATGCCGGCGTGAGCTACACCAGCGACCACGTGCGCTTCACGGTCGATGCCTTCGAGAACAGCATCAACAACTACATCTTCGAGCAGCGCGTGCTGAACCGGGCGGGCACCGACTCGCTCGTGTCGCGGGGGCCGGACATCGGCTTGTTTAACTACGTGCAGGGCCAGGCGCGGCTGCTGGGCGGCGAGGTCACGCTCGATTTTCACCCCCACCCGCTCGACTGGCTGCACTTCGAAAACTCGTTTTCGATGGTGCGGGCCCGCCAGCTCGACGTGCCCGCCGACCAGCAGTTTCTACCCTTCATCCCGGCCGACCGCCTGCAAAGTGAGCTGCGCGGCAATTTCCGCCGCCAGGGCAAGCGCTTTACGAATATGTACGCCCGCTTTCAGCTGGAGCAGACCTTCGCCCAAAACCGCTACTTCGCCGCCTTCGACACCGAAACGGCCACGCCAGCTTACACCTTATTCAATGCTGGCCTGGGCACCGACGTGGCCGACGCCAGGGGCCGCACGATGTTCTCGCTCTACCTCACGGCCAACAATCTGTTTGACGTGGCCTACCAGAGCCACCTCAGCCGCCTCAAGTACGAGCAGGTTAATTACCTCAGCGGCCGGCGCGGGGTGTACAACATCGGCCGCACGCTGAGCGTGAAAGTGGTAGTGCCGCTGGTTTTTAAGTAG
- a CDS encoding RNA polymerase sigma factor, with product MSATSLSDPAALRLALLADRAQALAQLYAGAFPLVRRHVGRHGGSAQDAQDIFQDALLLLYEQAVGGTLVLTASASTYLVGISRNLWRHEQRRRARLPHETLPASLEPLASEPAETEVAVLDYVERLGEKCKRILLDFYYFQQPLAQITASHGYGSVRSATVQKFKCLERLRQSVRAAFGAETTSA from the coding sequence ATGTCTGCTACTTCGCTTTCTGACCCGGCCGCCCTGCGGCTAGCCCTGCTGGCCGACCGCGCGCAGGCCCTTGCGCAGCTTTACGCCGGCGCCTTTCCGCTGGTGCGGCGGCACGTGGGCCGCCACGGTGGGTCGGCGCAGGATGCGCAGGACATTTTTCAGGATGCGCTGCTGCTGCTTTATGAGCAGGCCGTGGGCGGCACGCTGGTGCTCACGGCCTCGGCCAGCACCTACCTGGTGGGCATCAGCCGCAACCTCTGGCGCCACGAGCAGCGCCGCCGCGCCCGCCTGCCCCACGAAACCCTGCCCGCCAGCCTGGAGCCGCTCGCCAGCGAGCCGGCCGAAACCGAAGTAGCCGTGCTCGACTACGTGGAGCGGCTGGGCGAGAAATGCAAGCGCATCTTACTGGATTTCTACTACTTCCAGCAGCCGCTAGCCCAGATTACGGCTAGCCACGGCTACGGCAGCGTGCGCTCGGCCACGGTGCAAAAATTCAAGTGCCTGGAGCGGCTGCGCCAATCGGTACGGGCCGCCTTCGGGGCCGAAACCACGTCCGCCTAA
- a CDS encoding ATP-dependent Clp protease proteolytic subunit, with product MLTQAEFRKFAVKGQGLNGLAVDQYLRHAEGLARPYVTSMTRSVIEERPQNFREIDVFSRLIMDRIIFLGTAVEETIGNIITAQLLFLESADAKKDILLYINSPGGSVYAGMGIFDTMQYVHPDVSTICTGLAASMGAFLLAGGAIGKRSALPHARVMIHQPSGGVQGPSADIEITAREVVKLRHELYSIYAERTGKTYQQIHDDSDRDYWMRADEAKEYGLIDEVLTRPTT from the coding sequence ATGCTTACGCAAGCCGAATTTCGCAAATTTGCCGTGAAGGGCCAGGGGCTCAACGGCCTGGCCGTGGACCAGTACCTACGCCACGCCGAAGGGCTAGCCCGCCCTTATGTGACCAGCATGACCCGCTCGGTAATTGAGGAGCGCCCGCAGAATTTCCGGGAAATCGACGTGTTTTCGCGCCTTATCATGGACCGCATTATCTTTCTGGGCACGGCCGTGGAAGAGACTATCGGCAATATCATCACGGCCCAGCTGCTGTTTCTGGAGTCGGCCGATGCCAAGAAGGATATCCTCTTGTACATCAACTCGCCCGGGGGCTCGGTGTATGCCGGAATGGGCATTTTCGACACCATGCAATATGTGCACCCCGACGTATCGACCATCTGCACGGGGCTGGCGGCTTCGATGGGCGCCTTTTTACTGGCGGGCGGGGCCATCGGCAAGCGCTCGGCGCTGCCGCACGCCCGGGTGATGATTCACCAGCCCAGCGGCGGCGTGCAGGGGCCGTCGGCCGACATTGAAATCACGGCCCGCGAGGTGGTGAAGCTGCGCCACGAGCTGTACAGCATCTACGCCGAGCGCACTGGCAAAACCTACCAGCAGATTCACGACGACTCGGACCGCGACTACTGGATGCGCGCCGACGAAGCCAAAGAATACGGGCTGATTGACGAAGTATTGACGCGCCCAACTACTTAG
- a CDS encoding zinc dependent phospholipase C family protein — protein sequence MRSSFAKPSPLLLLIIWLGINLPAEAFSALAHLAVVDSCWTRGLVPALQARYPGATAAQLDEARSYAYGGALLQDLGYFPGNASLFSDLTHYVRSGEFVEALLADARDRNELAFALGALSHYAADASGHPAGTNAVTGLVFPELPAAPGTALTYAQAPAQHTQVEFAFDVAELQAGHYRSEEFHARIGLRVCRALLERSFRRTYGLPLGRVLPHVPEGLAAFRLVATQLLPAAVRASQYVPQARVRQLPLAEQLAYYRRLNSARFCRAGRRADHLSLQMRLLVWLVPTLPRLGVARLLAFRPLPAAAVATMRAGFATALGSYSALLGHVGEPLADLNLDTGQPSRPADYPLADRTAAAWAARLAQARLPLPPPPLAATLADGASQ from the coding sequence ATGCGTTCATCTTTTGCCAAACCAAGCCCGCTGCTGCTGCTAATTATCTGGCTGGGAATCAACCTGCCAGCCGAGGCTTTCTCGGCGCTGGCCCATCTGGCCGTAGTAGATTCCTGCTGGACCCGGGGGCTGGTGCCGGCGCTTCAGGCGCGCTACCCCGGCGCCACCGCGGCCCAGCTCGACGAGGCCCGCAGCTACGCCTACGGGGGCGCGCTGCTCCAGGACCTGGGCTATTTTCCCGGCAACGCATCGCTTTTTTCCGACCTCACGCACTATGTGCGCAGTGGGGAGTTTGTGGAGGCCTTGCTGGCCGATGCCCGCGACCGCAACGAGCTGGCCTTCGCGCTGGGCGCGCTGAGCCACTACGCGGCCGATGCCAGCGGCCACCCGGCGGGTACCAATGCCGTAACCGGGCTGGTATTTCCGGAGCTGCCCGCCGCGCCGGGCACTGCGCTCACGTATGCCCAGGCGCCGGCCCAGCACACGCAGGTTGAGTTTGCCTTCGACGTGGCCGAGCTGCAAGCGGGCCACTACCGCAGCGAGGAGTTTCACGCCCGCATTGGCCTGCGTGTGTGCCGGGCGCTGCTGGAGCGCAGCTTTCGACGCACCTACGGGCTGCCCCTGGGCCGGGTGCTGCCCCACGTGCCCGAAGGGCTGGCGGCCTTTCGCCTGGTGGCCACGCAGCTGCTGCCGGCAGCCGTGCGGGCCAGCCAGTATGTACCCCAGGCGCGGGTGCGCCAGCTGCCGCTGGCCGAGCAACTGGCCTATTACCGGCGCCTCAACTCGGCCCGTTTTTGCCGGGCGGGCCGGCGGGCCGACCACCTAAGCCTGCAAATGCGCCTGCTGGTGTGGCTGGTGCCCACGCTGCCCCGGCTGGGCGTAGCCCGGCTGCTGGCCTTCCGCCCGCTGCCTGCTGCGGCCGTCGCCACCATGCGGGCCGGCTTCGCTACGGCGCTCGGTAGCTACTCGGCGCTGCTCGGGCACGTGGGCGAGCCGCTGGCCGACCTCAATCTGGACACTGGCCAGCCCAGCCGCCCGGCCGACTACCCCCTGGCCGACCGCACCGCCGCCGCCTGGGCGGCGCGCCTGGCCCAGGCCCGGCTTCCGCTGCCACCGCCGCCGCTGGCGGCCACCCTAGCCGATGGCGCCTCGCAGTAG
- a CDS encoding cation diffusion facilitator family transporter yields the protein MPHDHHDHSHAGHVHAAPPAGGKFSAAFAIGIGLNLAFVVAEVIGGLWANSAALLSDAGHNLSDVLSLALAWGAAWLAGRPATGRYTFGYRGATIQVALLNAALLYGALGFILWETIDHLRHPEPVNGVAVMGLAGAGILVNGFTAWLFRAGQKGDVNVRGAYLHMLTDALVSLGVVVGGAITYFTHWAWLDPLISLGLLAVIAAGSWGLLRDTIRLGLQAVPNGIDLEKVQQFMLAQPGVQSVHDLHIWSMSSDGHDTALMAHLVRPGGADATWLASLSAGLLREFHIHHSTVQVEDTELEHGCQSGCAVPAAAGALSNHTH from the coding sequence ATGCCCCACGACCACCACGACCACTCGCACGCCGGCCACGTGCACGCCGCCCCGCCAGCCGGAGGCAAGTTTAGCGCCGCCTTCGCCATCGGCATTGGGCTGAACCTAGCCTTCGTAGTGGCTGAAGTTATCGGCGGGCTGTGGGCCAACTCGGCCGCGCTGCTCTCCGATGCCGGCCACAACCTGAGCGACGTGCTGAGCCTGGCCCTGGCCTGGGGCGCGGCTTGGCTGGCCGGCCGCCCGGCCACCGGGCGCTACACGTTTGGCTACCGGGGCGCCACCATCCAGGTGGCCTTGCTCAATGCGGCCTTGCTCTACGGCGCGCTCGGCTTCATTTTGTGGGAAACCATCGACCACCTGCGCCACCCCGAGCCCGTAAATGGCGTGGCCGTAATGGGGCTGGCCGGGGCCGGCATTCTGGTTAATGGCTTCACGGCCTGGCTGTTCCGGGCCGGGCAGAAGGGCGATGTGAACGTGCGCGGCGCCTATCTGCACATGCTCACCGATGCGCTGGTGAGCCTGGGCGTGGTGGTGGGCGGGGCCATCACCTACTTTACGCACTGGGCCTGGCTCGACCCCCTTATCAGCCTCGGGCTGCTGGCCGTGATAGCTGCGGGCTCGTGGGGCCTGCTGCGCGATACCATCCGGCTAGGCCTGCAAGCCGTGCCCAATGGCATTGACCTAGAGAAAGTTCAGCAATTTATGCTGGCCCAGCCGGGCGTGCAGAGCGTGCACGACCTGCACATCTGGAGCATGAGCAGTGATGGCCACGACACCGCCCTCATGGCCCACTTAGTGCGCCCCGGCGGCGCCGATGCTACGTGGCTGGCCAGCCTCTCGGCAGGGCTGCTGCGCGAGTTTCACATCCACCACAGCACGGTGCAGGTCGAGGATACGGAGCTGGAGCACGGCTGCCAAAGCGGCTGCGCGGTGCCGGCCGCGGCTGGGGCGCTGAGCAATCATACGCACTAA
- a CDS encoding DUF6526 family protein, translated as MAAQNPARYYPLHHFVLLPLTLLMVGYTVRRYVGVAGDDSEISRLWFSLAAVTLLFFITLVMLRQHYALTLQDRLARLEVRQRYFELSGQRFAALEKNLTLKQILTLRLAGDQELPALAQAAAAEKLDAKAILARINDYQFDGMRV; from the coding sequence ATGGCCGCCCAAAACCCTGCCCGCTACTACCCGCTGCACCACTTTGTGCTGCTGCCCCTCACGCTGCTGATGGTGGGCTACACGGTGCGGCGCTACGTGGGCGTGGCCGGCGACGACTCCGAAATTTCGCGGCTGTGGTTTTCGCTGGCGGCCGTCACGCTGCTGTTTTTTATTACCCTGGTGATGCTGCGCCAGCACTACGCCCTCACGCTGCAAGACCGGCTAGCCCGCCTCGAAGTGCGCCAGCGGTATTTTGAGCTGAGCGGCCAGCGCTTTGCCGCGCTCGAAAAAAACCTGACTCTCAAGCAAATACTTACCCTGCGCCTGGCCGGCGACCAGGAGCTGCCCGCCCTGGCCCAGGCCGCCGCCGCCGAGAAACTCGACGCCAAGGCCATTCTGGCCCGCATCAACGACTATCAGTTCGATGGCATGCGCGTCTGA
- a CDS encoding DUF4286 family protein — protein sequence MILYNVTTSLEPSIADEWVAYMREHHMAEVVGTGCFIRSQLLRLLNEEDNGVTYAAQYFSISLDQLEAYQQHFAPALRQEMDQKFAGKYHSFRTVLEVVE from the coding sequence ATGATTCTTTACAACGTCACCACCAGCCTAGAGCCCAGCATTGCCGACGAGTGGGTTGCCTACATGCGCGAGCACCACATGGCCGAAGTAGTGGGCACGGGCTGTTTTATCCGCAGCCAGTTGCTGCGCCTGCTCAACGAGGAGGACAACGGCGTAACCTACGCCGCGCAGTACTTCAGCATTAGCCTCGACCAGCTCGAGGCGTATCAGCAGCACTTTGCTCCCGCCTTGCGCCAGGAAATGGACCAAAAATTTGCGGGCAAATACCACTCCTTCCGCACCGTGCTGGAGGTGGTGGAGTAG
- a CDS encoding prolyl oligopeptidase family protein, whose product MTYPAARRDPQPDTYFGTSVPDPYRWLEDPDAAETQAWVTAENEVTFAYLDQIPFRSQLRERLTQLWNYARYGVPSREGDLLIFSKNDGLQNQAVVYAVPVGQSLDAAEVLLDPNQFSEDGTTALMGLHFSPDHRHLAYTTSGGGSDWQQIRLLDLASRQPLAETLDWVKVSDVAWAGAGFYYSAYDAPRPGEAALAGKNEFHKVYYHRLGTLQSQDELVYENPDMALGFRIASTTEDERWLCLSLTDGLADGNRLLVRNLRDPSQATTWTTIQPSYEFDTSVIGNVGDELLLYINDHAPNYRVVRVHPSRPTEWHDVIPEAAEKLEGISQAAGCLLATYLHDASSQVKVYAEGGEFRHEVALPAIGTAGGFGGRRTDEVLYYAFTSFTYPTTIYRYDPVANVSTVFRAPQVDVQPADYETTQVFYASKDGTKIPMFITHKKGLVLDGQNPTYLYAYGGFNVSLTPGFSVARLLWLERGGVLAIPNLRGGGEYGEAWHQAGMTPHKQNVFDDFVAAADTLFAQGYTSPEKLAIAGGSNGGLLVGAIMTQQPDLCRVALPAVGVMDMLKYQKFTIGWNWAPEYGTSDDEAQFHNLLAYSPLHNLKPGTAYPATLITTADHDDRVVPAHSFKFAAELQHCQAGASPVLIRIDVNAGHGAGKSTQLQIAEWADMWSFTLFEMSK is encoded by the coding sequence TTGACTTACCCCGCCGCCCGCCGCGACCCGCAGCCCGATACCTACTTTGGCACCTCGGTGCCCGACCCCTACCGCTGGCTCGAAGACCCCGACGCGGCCGAAACCCAGGCGTGGGTGACGGCCGAAAACGAGGTCACGTTTGCTTACCTCGACCAGATTCCGTTTCGTAGCCAGCTGCGCGAGCGCCTCACCCAGCTCTGGAACTACGCGCGCTACGGGGTGCCTAGCCGTGAGGGCGACTTGCTGATTTTCAGTAAGAACGATGGCTTGCAAAACCAGGCCGTGGTGTACGCGGTGCCGGTAGGCCAGTCGCTCGACGCGGCCGAGGTGCTGCTCGACCCCAACCAGTTTTCGGAAGATGGCACCACCGCGCTCATGGGCCTGCACTTCAGCCCCGACCACCGCCACCTGGCTTACACCACCAGCGGGGGCGGCTCAGACTGGCAGCAGATTCGGCTGCTCGACCTGGCCAGCCGCCAGCCCCTGGCCGAAACCCTGGACTGGGTAAAGGTGTCGGATGTGGCCTGGGCCGGCGCGGGTTTTTACTACAGTGCCTACGACGCGCCCCGGCCCGGTGAGGCTGCGCTGGCCGGTAAAAACGAGTTTCACAAGGTATACTACCACCGCCTGGGCACGCTCCAAAGCCAAGACGAGCTGGTGTACGAAAACCCCGACATGGCGCTGGGCTTCCGCATCGCCAGCACTACCGAGGATGAGCGCTGGCTGTGCCTGAGCCTCACCGATGGGCTAGCCGATGGCAACCGCCTGCTGGTGCGCAACCTGCGCGACCCTAGCCAGGCCACCACCTGGACCACGATTCAGCCCAGCTATGAGTTTGACACGAGTGTAATTGGCAACGTGGGCGACGAGCTGTTGCTCTATATCAACGACCACGCGCCCAACTACCGCGTGGTGCGCGTGCACCCTAGCCGGCCCACCGAGTGGCACGACGTTATTCCCGAAGCCGCTGAAAAACTCGAAGGTATTAGCCAGGCGGCGGGCTGCCTGCTCGCTACTTACCTGCACGATGCCAGCTCGCAGGTGAAGGTGTATGCGGAGGGTGGCGAGTTTCGGCACGAAGTGGCGCTGCCGGCCATCGGCACGGCGGGCGGCTTTGGCGGGCGCCGCACCGATGAGGTGCTGTATTATGCCTTCACGTCGTTTACGTACCCGACTACGATTTATCGCTATGACCCGGTGGCTAACGTGAGTACCGTGTTCAGGGCGCCGCAGGTGGATGTGCAACCGGCTGATTATGAAACCACTCAGGTTTTTTATGCCAGCAAGGATGGGACGAAAATCCCGATGTTCATCACCCACAAAAAAGGGCTGGTGCTGGATGGGCAGAACCCGACCTACCTCTACGCCTACGGGGGCTTCAACGTGAGCCTTACGCCGGGCTTTTCGGTGGCTAGGCTCCTGTGGCTGGAGCGGGGTGGCGTGCTGGCCATCCCGAACCTGCGCGGCGGCGGCGAGTACGGCGAGGCCTGGCACCAGGCCGGCATGACGCCCCACAAGCAAAACGTGTTTGATGACTTCGTGGCGGCGGCCGACACGCTCTTTGCCCAGGGCTACACCAGTCCGGAGAAGCTAGCCATCGCGGGCGGCTCGAATGGCGGCCTGCTCGTGGGCGCGATTATGACGCAGCAGCCCGACCTGTGCCGCGTGGCCCTGCCCGCCGTGGGCGTGATGGACATGCTCAAGTACCAGAAATTTACTATCGGCTGGAATTGGGCGCCCGAGTACGGCACCTCCGACGACGAGGCGCAGTTTCATAACCTGCTGGCCTATTCGCCTTTGCATAATCTAAAACCCGGTACCGCTTACCCGGCCACGCTCATTACTACTGCCGACCATGATGACCGCGTGGTGCCCGCGCACTCCTTCAAGTTTGCCGCCGAGCTGCAACACTGCCAGGCCGGAGCTAGCCCCGTGCTCATCCGCATCGACGTAAATGCCGGCCACGGCGCCGGCAAAAGCACCCAGCTCCAGATAGCCGAGTGGGCCGACATGTGGAGCTTCACGCTGTTTGAAATGAGCAAGTAG
- the panD gene encoding aspartate 1-decarboxylase has protein sequence MHIEVLKSKIHRAKVTQAELHYVGSITIDEDLLDAANMVENEKVTVVNVNNGERLETYTIKGARGSGMICLNGPAARKAAVGDIVIIISYGLVDFKEARAHQPTVIFPDQHNRVN, from the coding sequence ATGCATATCGAAGTTCTCAAGTCCAAGATTCACCGGGCCAAGGTTACCCAGGCCGAGCTGCACTACGTGGGCAGCATTACCATCGACGAAGACCTGCTCGACGCGGCCAACATGGTCGAAAATGAGAAGGTGACCGTGGTGAACGTCAACAACGGCGAGCGCCTCGAAACCTACACTATCAAAGGGGCGCGCGGCTCGGGGATGATTTGCCTCAACGGCCCCGCCGCCCGCAAGGCGGCCGTGGGCGACATCGTCATCATCATTTCCTACGGCCTCGTCGATTTTAAGGAGGCCCGCGCCCACCAGCCCACCGTTATTTTCCCCGACCAGCACAACCGGGTTAATTAA
- a CDS encoding lysylphosphatidylglycerol synthase transmembrane domain-containing protein encodes MKHLLTFLKYALLLSISGALMWYAVRGQDLSRIGHYIRTANYFWLGLSLVVSTLGYLSRAYRWQMQLAASRTPAPFWQVYHAMMVGYLANLVLPRAGEVIRCSVLRRTSGVPVQVALGTVVTERVIDVLVLLGLLGATLLLDFNTFWSFFNDKLLGGKADTIARNPLPLLIAGIIALVLLAGVGYTLFRNLERLRQHALFGKVILFIEGLVAGILSIVKLENKAAFLFHTCFTWLVYYLMDYWAFFCFPETSGLGMKAALAVLTFGAFGMAAPVAGGIGPFHLLVQGILLAYGMSKETGIAYALVVHGAQTLLVVLLGGISFVAVAAADKGNVVDEAEALADEPLMTE; translated from the coding sequence ATGAAGCACCTGCTCACTTTTTTAAAATACGCACTGCTGCTGAGCATTTCGGGCGCCCTGATGTGGTATGCCGTGCGGGGGCAGGACTTATCGCGCATCGGGCACTACATCCGCACGGCCAATTATTTCTGGCTAGGCCTCTCGCTCGTGGTTTCTACGCTGGGTTACCTTAGCCGGGCCTACCGCTGGCAGATGCAGCTCGCGGCCTCGCGCACGCCGGCCCCGTTCTGGCAGGTATACCACGCCATGATGGTGGGCTACCTGGCCAACCTGGTGCTGCCGCGCGCGGGCGAGGTTATTCGCTGCTCGGTGCTGCGGCGCACGAGCGGCGTGCCGGTGCAGGTGGCGCTGGGAACGGTGGTGACGGAGCGCGTCATCGATGTGCTGGTGCTTCTTGGGCTGCTCGGAGCTACGCTGCTGCTGGATTTCAATACCTTCTGGAGCTTTTTCAACGATAAGCTGCTCGGGGGCAAGGCCGATACTATTGCCCGCAACCCTTTGCCGCTGCTCATTGCGGGCATTATCGCACTGGTGCTGCTGGCGGGGGTGGGCTACACGCTGTTTCGCAACCTGGAGCGCCTGCGCCAACACGCGCTATTTGGCAAGGTCATCCTCTTTATTGAAGGCTTGGTAGCTGGCATTCTGAGCATTGTTAAGCTCGAAAACAAAGCCGCCTTTCTGTTCCATACCTGCTTTACCTGGCTGGTTTACTACCTGATGGACTATTGGGCCTTTTTCTGCTTTCCCGAAACCTCCGGGCTGGGCATGAAGGCTGCCCTGGCGGTACTCACCTTCGGGGCGTTTGGCATGGCCGCCCCGGTGGCGGGCGGCATCGGGCCGTTTCACTTGCTGGTGCAGGGCATTCTGCTAGCCTATGGCATGAGCAAAGAAACGGGCATTGCCTACGCGCTGGTGGTGCACGGCGCCCAAACGCTGCTGGTGGTGCTGCTGGGCGGCATCAGCTTCGTGGCCGTGGCCGCTGCCGACAAAGGCAACGTGGTAGACGAAGCCGAAGCCCTGGCCGACGAGCCGCTGATGACAGAGTAA
- the rfaE2 gene encoding D-glycero-beta-D-manno-heptose 1-phosphate adenylyltransferase, whose translation MTAAKILTLEQLPARLAAWRAAGERIVFTNGCFDLLHLGHVDYLEKARALGDRLVVGLNTDASVSALKPGRPLQDETARARIMAALAFVDAVVLFGEATPLQLIEMVQPDVLVKGDDYSIDGIVGHELVLNRGGQVLTVPLVAGYSTSRLVEKARQL comes from the coding sequence ATGACTGCCGCTAAAATTCTGACCCTTGAGCAGCTGCCAGCCAGGCTAGCCGCCTGGCGCGCGGCCGGCGAGCGCATTGTGTTCACCAACGGCTGCTTCGACCTGCTGCACCTGGGCCACGTCGATTACCTCGAAAAAGCCCGTGCGCTGGGCGACCGCCTGGTCGTGGGTCTTAATACCGATGCCTCGGTGAGCGCCCTCAAGCCCGGCCGGCCCCTGCAGGATGAAACCGCGCGGGCCCGCATTATGGCCGCGCTAGCCTTCGTCGATGCCGTGGTGCTGTTTGGCGAGGCCACGCCGCTACAGCTCATTGAGATGGTGCAACCCGATGTGCTGGTGAAGGGCGACGACTACAGCATCGACGGAATTGTGGGCCACGAACTGGTGTTAAACAGGGGCGGGCAGGTGCTCACCGTGCCGCTCGTGGCGGGCTACAGCACCTCGCGCCTTGTCGAGAAAGCCCGCCAGCTTTAG